One genomic segment of Tubulanus polymorphus chromosome 4, tnTubPoly1.2, whole genome shotgun sequence includes these proteins:
- the LOC141903170 gene encoding testis-expressed protein 47-like isoform X2, translated as MDFDRLAHDEEDTFIDSRTSLLDIVEDKIRAQNKKNLVHRTVILSKLQQDVQEKDEISGYYDRLFKNALNSLQGEPVSGLLLIYPEYCLHIVESSSDMLVLLFKDLLENERKKTGFMEKSRILVISHDIPTRSYSGWNSRVLDIQSQNIALYEPSDSTDKLIVDVLNQLLKLGNFLSKTPKLNFKNTLDTLREKVPEFIPQQLVVGYLAETDDQCMTNLDDITKIYSNPFDFTMQGELVWPLPVRLFPYN; from the exons ATGGACTTCGATAGGCTCGCTCACGATGAAGAAGATACATTTATCGACAGCCGAACTTCTCTTTTAGATATTGTAGAAGACAAAATACGTGCCCAAAATaaa AAAAACCTAGTACATCGGACTGTCATATTATCTAAACTGCAGCAAGATGTTCAAGAGAAAGATGAAATTTCAG GTTAttatgatagattattcaaaaatGCACTGAATTCATTACAAGGAGAACCTGTGTCTGGATTACTTCTGATTTATCCTGAATATTGTTTACATATCGTAGAA AGTTCATCTGACATGCTTGTTTTGCTCTTCAAAGATTTACTGgaaaatgaaagaaagaaaACTGGTTTTATGGAAAAGTCAAGAATCTTAGTTATATCACATGATAT TCCGACACGTTCGTATAGTGGTTGGAACTCACGTGTGCTAGACATCCAATCACAGAACATAGCCTTATATGAACCGTCTGATTCAACTGATAAACTCATCGTTGATGTTCTAAATCAGCTTCTTAAACTTGgaaattttctttcaaaaaccCCGAAG TTGAATTTCAAGAATACGCTAGACACCCTGAGGGAGAAAGTACCAGAGTTTATTCCACAACAGT TGGTTGTTGGATATCTGGCTGAAACTGATGATCAATGCATGACCAATCTGGATGATATCACCAAAATATATTCGAATCCATTTGATTTCACAATGCAGGGAG AATTAGTGTGGCCATTGCCTGTAAGACTGTTCCCATACAACTGA
- the LOC141903170 gene encoding testis-expressed protein 47-like isoform X1: MDFDRLAHDEEDTFIDSRTSLLDIVEDKIRAQNKKNLVHRTVILSKLQQDVQEKDEISGYYDRLFKNALNSLQGEPVSGLLLIYPEYCLHIVELRCDRGVRGVSRRRPSSSSDMLVLLFKDLLENERKKTGFMEKSRILVISHDIPTRSYSGWNSRVLDIQSQNIALYEPSDSTDKLIVDVLNQLLKLGNFLSKTPKLNFKNTLDTLREKVPEFIPQQLVVGYLAETDDQCMTNLDDITKIYSNPFDFTMQGELVWPLPVRLFPYN, encoded by the exons ATGGACTTCGATAGGCTCGCTCACGATGAAGAAGATACATTTATCGACAGCCGAACTTCTCTTTTAGATATTGTAGAAGACAAAATACGTGCCCAAAATaaa AAAAACCTAGTACATCGGACTGTCATATTATCTAAACTGCAGCAAGATGTTCAAGAGAAAGATGAAATTTCAG GTTAttatgatagattattcaaaaatGCACTGAATTCATTACAAGGAGAACCTGTGTCTGGATTACTTCTGATTTATCCTGAATATTGTTTACATATCGTAGAA ctTCGCTGTGACCGAGGGGTTAGGGGGGTGAGCCGTCGTCGTCCATCG AGTTCATCTGACATGCTTGTTTTGCTCTTCAAAGATTTACTGgaaaatgaaagaaagaaaACTGGTTTTATGGAAAAGTCAAGAATCTTAGTTATATCACATGATAT TCCGACACGTTCGTATAGTGGTTGGAACTCACGTGTGCTAGACATCCAATCACAGAACATAGCCTTATATGAACCGTCTGATTCAACTGATAAACTCATCGTTGATGTTCTAAATCAGCTTCTTAAACTTGgaaattttctttcaaaaaccCCGAAG TTGAATTTCAAGAATACGCTAGACACCCTGAGGGAGAAAGTACCAGAGTTTATTCCACAACAGT TGGTTGTTGGATATCTGGCTGAAACTGATGATCAATGCATGACCAATCTGGATGATATCACCAAAATATATTCGAATCCATTTGATTTCACAATGCAGGGAG AATTAGTGTGGCCATTGCCTGTAAGACTGTTCCCATACAACTGA